From the Candidatus Brocadia sp. genome, the window CGGTGAAGCTTTACATTAAACCCGGCAGTTACATTACATTTTTCAATGAGCCGGGCCCAGGTATTGGACGAACCAATCCCTTCAACAATTAAATTGTTTTCATTAAGCCGCCCAACCATATCAAAATTAACATAGGCAATAACATTTTTTAATGGAATAGTGGGATAATCAATAAAATAGGAAGAGCCGAGGCATCCCAATTCTTCTCCCGACCAGAGGGCAAAAATAAGCCCGCGTTTCAATAGTTGTGGATTCGTTTTCCTCTCTGCCGCCAGGGCAGCTGCCAGTTCCAGGACAATGGAAACGCCCGATGCGTTATCATCGGCACCGTTATGTACCTGCCCTTCTTCACCTTTCTGTGCCAGCGAATCGATTCCCCCATAACCGATGTGATCGTAATGAGCGCCAATGATAATATACTCAGCATTTTCCTTGTCATCACCAGGAGGTAAAAGTCCCAGGACATTCCGATCCTTTTCTTTTATCTGTTCAACCGCTGTAGATATCCTTATCTTCACGTTCGGTAAATCAAAGCCCGCCTCTATCTGAGGGTCTTCAACATCCAGTCCTGTCTGAATCGTCGCAAGATTCTTACCGGAACCGGCGAAGAGTGCTTCGGCTATTTTACCACTTACAGATGCCGCAATGATTCCGGAGCTGGCCGATTCCTTATCACCGGACAGTGGAAATAACTCCCCTCCACTGGGAGTCTTTGGGCCAATAACAACCAATAACGCCTTAGCACCGTGCTCGCGTGCCAGCATTGCTTTATAACGCAATCCTGCGTATCGGGTAAGTTCTAAATGTCTCTTCATATCCACCTTTTCGGGCACATGATGAAGAACCAACACAATTTTGTCTTTCACATCAAGTTTTTCGTATGAATCGTAACGGTTTCCTTCATTTCCAGGGATGGACAACCCATAGCCAGCGAAAACTACCTCTCCCTCCACCTCACCGTTAACCGTAAATGCCAGCGGGGCGAAATCTTTATTTACCTCGAATTGAATCGTTTCCTTTTCCGTACCTTCTTTCGTAATTTGAAAGTAGTTTTGTCCCGGAATTATTTTTGTTCCAGCAATAAAAGGGAATTCCTGAAAATAGCTATTGTTATCGCCAATAGCTTTTAACCCGATACCTTTAAAATAGTCAGCAATATAATTGGCTGACAGTTGCGTACCTTTTGTTCCCGTCAACCGCCCTTCCAATTCATCGGAGGCAAGATATTGCACTTCTGCACGAAGATCAGGAGCAGTAATTTCAGGTGAGAACTGGTACTCTGTTTTTTGAGGAATTTGATCTGTTTGAGAAGGGCTGTTGAAGGCTTTTTGAGGTAAACTCTCAGGAGTATCGAATGATTGAGCAGGCTGTGATGCGGATCTCACGTTTGCTAACTGTAATGCCTTCAAAGCGGCTTCGTGGTCCCAATCTGCCAGAAATAGCTGAGAATCACCGTTCGCTGTCCTGCTGGAAGTCCACGCAAGACGTTTGCCGTCAGGTGAAAAAACAGGTAACCCATCGAACTTATCATGAAAAGTCACCCGTACCGGTTCCTTTTCACCAAGGGCATCCACGATAAACAACTCACAATTGGTAAATCCAAATTTATTGGAATGAAAGATGACATAATCACCGGAAGGATGGAAATAAGGAGCCCATGACATTGATTTGAAGTCAGTCAACCTTCGTACATCAGAACCATCGAGCAGCATGGTATATACATCGGCCAGCATGCCGTTCTCATTGAAATGCCGCCAGATGATCCTTTTTCCATCATGACTGAAAAAAGGACCGCCGTCATAACCAGGCCAGTTGGTTAATCGTTTTTGCTCAGAACCGTCGGCATTCATTATATAGATTTCACCAAAATAGGCAGGGCTGGTTTCCATGCGTTTCTGATCCTCGGATGAGAGCTTTTCAACCGGATAGGCATCTCTCAGAGAACAAAAAACAATTTTGCTTCCATCAGGGGAATAGGCACCTTCCGCATCATAGCCAGGGGTATCTGTTAAACGTTTTAATTCGCTTCCATCTCGTTTGGCCGAAAAAATGTCGTAATTTGAGTCATAATCCCACGTAAAACGGCGTTTTTTCCCCGAGGCACGGAATTCAAATTCTGCCTTTTGTTTTATCTTTGCATCGGGGTCAAGATGGGTTGAGGCAAAGAGCACTTCGTCAGAATCAGATCGGAAAAATGAGCAAGTTGTTTTGCCCATTCCCGGAGAAACCCGATGGGTTTCTCCCGTCTCAAGACTCATTATATAAATCTGGTAAAAAGGATTTTCGGGGTCACGTTCGCTTTGAAATATCAAATATTTTCCATCCTGAGAAAAATATCCCTCACCCGCGCTTTTCCCCTGGAGGGTCAGCTGCCGGATATTTGCTAAAAATTGCTCTTCCCCTTTTTCACTCCCGCTGCTATTTATTACACTCCAATGGAAGCACATTGCGGTTAACAACACGGTAAAAGTAATAATTGAAATGAATTGTTTCATTGAAAAATCCCCCCTCCCTACTTGCTGTATATTTATAGTAAGCGCTAAAAGTTAAGTTGTCATTTGAAAGAATTTCCCCTGGTAAAACCGAAAATTATCGTACATACATAAACAAGATCATAATAGATAAAGTATTTATCTGTCAATGCACTGTTTATATTATCAGATTTGTCACTTACCTGCTTAATCAAATTTATTTAAAATATTTTGGTGAGGAAATGAAGATAAAAAAGATGATATTTGTCTGGCTGTGTTTATCGTATTTCCAATCCGGGTTATTGCTTGAGACGTGGTTGTTACCGGGAATAGATTCAGGTATAACAATGATGCCTCTGTGCAATTTTCAATCTGTGATAGCAAGGAATGTCACAAAAATAGGGATAAAGGATATGTGGGCAGTGGTGCGTTCCATATCGAGGGTTAAATTTCGAGTCGGTAAAGAACATACATTCGTCAAGGTCCATTTATTGATAACTTTGGATTATATGAATTTTTTACTGGACCAAACAAACTGTCTTATTGGAGAGGTAAACCAGAAAATGTCACTGGATTTCCAAAAATATATCCTGCCTGCTCTGGAGAGATTGCCTGACCAAAATCTGCGATAAACTCTTTTGCCAATCTGAAAGCATCCTCAATACTATCTTCTTTCGTAGGTATATCAAGTCGGATCATGAGACCTGCGCTTTTTTTGTCAATCAATGAGAGCCATAACCGTTTTATTTTTTGTCCTGTCCAATCAACAATATTTTTATCAATACAAATCCAATAAATTATTAAAAATCGGTCAGCATCTTTTTCGGCATAAAGACTATGTGCCTGAAAGCTACGATTTAATACATGAAACTCAGAGTCATTTAATTCTATTACTTTAAAGCCGGAACCATTAACACATACCTTTGGATTATGAAAATTGCCCGCATCCAGTATAAGCAAAAAAAGATTTTTACCGTCCATATTCACATATTCACGATCCAATGCCTGGCTAATAAAATTATATTCTTCATTTTTATTCCATTCTTGTTCTACATCCGATCCTTGCCACCCGCTAATTTCTAATGGTATCTTTAATTCAGAAAGTATATTCAGGCTTTCATATTTTTTTGTCTTGTGAAAGCCGAAGCAATAAATAATAGCGGATAACAAGATTATGATAGTTATTAATCCCTTTTTATTTGTATTCATCTTATTATCTTGTATCTTTCAAGCGAATATTCCAATCCAATTAATCCTAAAATGATAAACACAAATATTACAATCCCGCTAAAATTATGGAAAAATCCTTGACCAGCTTCTTCACCAAAATGATATGTAATAAGGCATAATGTTATAATACGAATAAGATTACCTGCCATCGCAAGGGGAACTATGGAAGAAACAAGCATGCTTTTCCTGTATAAACTACCCTTACTTATGTATACATAAACCAAAGATAGGGAAAACATGGTCACAATAGAGCGAAACCCACTGCATGGTTGTCCCATAAACAACTCGCTCTCGCCAATGGATAATAAAAGACCTTCCCTTGCGATCGGGTAATGAAAAAGCTTCAGGATCGTTTCTGTTACTATGGTAAGACCATATCGCACAGGCAGGGTAATGTTATCCACGATTCCGACGGGAATAGGGACTAAAAGTATTAGATAAAAAAGAGGAAAGGATACTATCTTTGTTATATTTAATCCATAAAGATACCTTATCAGCCCGTATAAAACGGGAAGTAAAGAAAGTGTAGTAACAAATAAATAGTCCTGCCGCCAACCAAAGATAAACATAGAAATTCCTAAAAGAAGGATAGAAAGGCCAAAGAAGTTATTGCTTGGTCTAATCTTTTGAATGGACTCTCTTAAGAGTGTACGTTTACGCCACACAAGCCAAAAGAACACAGGCAGAATAAAATAGGCGTGCGTATAATCAGAAATCTTCCAACGTGAACGATAAAGGACTGAAAAAACCGGGGTATAAAGCAATGCAATTAATATCCAAATTATATAATGAATCATAATGTGGCACTATATCTAACAAAGAATGTATAATTAATTGTTCTATTCAAAATTATAAAAATTGAACATTTAGAAGGCAAGTTGTTTATGGATTATTAATCTGTAAACTATATCTATTATCGGTACAGGTATTGAAATTTTAATGCAGAAAATGGTAAGTATTTAATAAAAATTGTGGAATATTGATGATGACTAACGAGGAGCCGGAGATCGTAAAAACATTTGGAACCACAGATTTCAGAGATTATTTGTATTTATTGACTGTGTCAAAAATGATACGCCAGGGCATACGGGTGAGAGAAATAGCAACTGATTCTATAACTTCAACCATACACGCCAAACCCTTTGGAGGAATGATGCTGGAAAGCAGTCTCCGCCAACGTGCTGAGTCGTGAGGAATCCGTGGTCAATTATCAACCACTGGTGAATTATTGACGCAGAGAAATGGCTGTATGAACGCCCTGGTCGTTAGGCATTCATATCACCATCGATGATTTCGGACAGGTTTTTTCCTAATGATGCATTAAAAGGTTTCCCATTAACAAGCTCATCGGAAACTTATGGTCTCCTCCTTCACAAGTGTATTTCAGTTGATATTTCAGCCATGTCGATTACCGGAAGTTTTATAGACTTTTCTCCCAAAAGTGCATCCACAACATCCTGGGGTGCGCTTCGGTAATGTAACACGGCCTTTATCTTTAATGGAGATTTGACGTCATTGGGAAGCAAGCAAATAAAATGCTCTTCCTTTTTACCTTTTGGGGGAATCCGGTTGTCGGATATGATATGTGTTGCAGCCCATACGTGAAGTGTCGGTTCTCCCTTTTCATTTCCAAACACGGTATGATAAATAGTAGCATTCGTATCAATATTCCCTTTTTCGTCCACTTTCCCGCTTTGGTAAATAATCTTATCTTCTGCATCGGTTACCGAAACATTTAACCATACCTGCCGCATCTCGGTAAGTCCGGTGGGTATATAATGTCCTGCTCCCGTGTTTTTTATATTGATCTGGAATTTTAGCAAATCACCTTTTTTGGGGGCAGGATTCACAGATACTTCCAAAATTGCAGCGTTCTTCAATCTCTCAACCGCCATTTGTGGCTGCAACTCCGAGCCGGGAGGCAGGGATACAGAGGTGACACTTCCTCCAACAAAATAGTGAGTCCAAATATGGGGACGTTTTTTACCTCCCATAATTTCGGGTGATGCAAAACCAGGGTTATCCGGTCTGTCTGTGCTACCGGTACAGGGAAAACCCGGTCGTTGCCTCATGTGGCAATCCTGGCAATGTACCGTTGTTTTGGGATCACCTGTATTATACGGACCTTGCCGCCATTCAGTGTAAGTTTGTTCGATGGGAAGATTGTTTCCCGCGTGAGACACATCATGGCAACCCCCGCAAAACTCCGAGCGTGTGTGTAACTCAGAATACTGATTTTTGTGGATGGTATCAGGAGAATCGTTGAATGGCCCGTATTTCGTACCACCTTCCATGGCAGCGGCATTGCCTGGACTTAATATGTATGGCGCATTTCCAATGCCAGTGGTTGCCCTAACGGAATGGCAAAAATCGCAGATAACACCTCCCTTTTCATCATCGAGAGGAAGGCTGGCTTCTGCTCCGCTGTGGCCAATGGGAAAGTGACAGCGGACACAAGATTCTATGTTACGCTTTTCAGATTCTCCTTCTGCCGTTTTTTTCCCTAAGTTATAAAGGGCTTGAAAGAGTGGATTTCTCCAAGCATTCGCATGGGTTGAACCACTCCACATTTTGAAGATTTCAGGATGACAGGCGCCACAAGAGATAGGACTGAAGAATTGACTTATCCTTACGTCTCCCGGAACTGTAATAGGCAGGTCGACGACATTTTCCGGTCTCTGCCCCGGAGGAAGCTTCCATGTGGGAGACCATTCCCTGGGATCACTTGCATAGGACACGTTCAAAGAAAAAAGAAATAAACTAAATATGAAACACCATACAAACTTGAAATATAAACGCATAGTGAGGCATCCTTTCTTCACTGACAATAATGAGCCTACCGCGGACCAAAAGTCCCTGATTTCCGGCCTGCTGCGATAATCTGACTTTTGACCAGATTATACAAAACCACTTCCTGACTACCAGCAAAAGCTGCTATTACCCCCGGTAACCATCTTTCCTGTTTTTATAGCCAATTTTACAAAAAATCTAAAAACTCATTATACAAAAAATTCATTTTTTTCAAATAAAAAAAGAGGATAGATTTTTTTGGTCTATCCTCTTTTTTAAAATGAGTTCGTTACAGTATTTATTCTTTTAGGGGTTATTTCTTTCCTTTTCTTGCTTTTGCCCTTTTTCGCCCTTTACCATCTTTGTTGACTTTATTGTGTTATCTCCCTCTACTGCAACAAAATTTTTGACCTTCTCAAATTTTTTATCGCCTACGCCACCTACCTTTTTAATGTCATCAATCGCTTTGAAATTACCATTATTTGTCCTGTAGTTTACAATTTCCGTAGCCAGCTTGGGTCCAATACCAGGCAATAATGCAATCTGATCTTCGGTAGCTGTATTAATATTTACCTTTCCTTCTATCACCACAGCAGAAAAGCAAATTCTTGCTTGACAAATAAAACCAATCACAAGCATAAGCACAGCTGTCACAAAAGATTTACGAATTGTGTGCATAGCAACCTCCTTAAAAAAGATTTTTAAATAAAATCCCGAAGGCCTTTTATCGCAAACATACACGTGTATAGGACTGTAAATGAGCAAAACATAAGCCAATAACTTAAAAAATCTCCAAAAGATAAACAATTTAACTTAACTATTGAAATCTTCGTCAGTAATGGGATATTGTAATTTTATCAACATGCATAAGGAAAGAGAATGACTTGGGCAAGAATAACACAAAAAAGATCACAAGAATGAACAAAATTGGTGATTGCCATAAAAAACAAAAAGGACACGCATTTGCGTGTCCTTTTTGTTTTTTCAACTTCCTCTACTACTTTATCATATCGCCTTATTTCTTTTTATCTCGTAAAGATTCTATTACCTCATCGACAAGACCGTATGCTTTTGCCTCTTGCGAAGACATATAAAAATCACGATCAACATCTGCTTCAATACGTTCCAACGGTTGTCCTGTATGTTTTACAAGAATTTCATTTAGACATTTTTTCATCCGCAGTATTTCTTCTGCTTGAATACTAATGTCCGTCGCGGTGCCTCTCATGCCACCCCATGGCTGATGGAGCATAATACGCGTATGGGGAAGGCCATATCTTTTTCCTTTTGTCCCACCAGCGAGGAGGATAGCGGCCATGCTATAAGCCTGACCAATACAAAAGGTTGCGACATCACATTGAACAAATTGCATGGTGTCGTAAATAGCCAGACCAGCTGTAATTGATCCGCCCGGGGAATTGATGTAAATATTGATATCCTGATTTTTGTTTTCATTTTGGAGAAATAGTATTTGTGCTATCACCAGGTTAGATAAGGTGTCCTCGATAGCCGAGCCAATAAAGATGATACGGTCTTTCAGCAATCTTGAAAATATATCGTAATGCCTCTCGCCATAGCCAGTCTTTTCAACAACATATGGCACAAAAAGCGCGCCATGCGTGTTCTTGGAATTTACCACAGGAAATTCACTATTTTCCAAATACGATAAATACTCTTTATACACAAATAACTTCCTTTCGTTTATTTTGCTTTGTTTTCCTGGTTTTTGTTGGGTTTACCCTTATTCTTCAATATTGGCCACCTTGAGGAGGAAATTCATCACTTTATTTTCGCGCATATCGTTTCTCAAATAGGACAGATTCCCCTGGCGTTCCAACTGCTTGCGAACTCGCGCCGTATCTGTATTATACGCTCGTGCAATATCAGCAATTTGCTGTTCTACCTCATTTTCAGTAACAAACATCTTCTCCTTTTCAGCAATATAATTCATGATAAGAGAAGCTTTGAGTTCCCGCATTACCGATTCTGCAGATGCATTTTTAATTGCATCCGTTTGCTTTTGAATTTCTTCCAAAGGAATGCCCCTGTTTAATAAATCCAATTGATGCTTGTACACCCTTTGGTCTGTATGATAATTCAAAAAATCTTGTGGCAACTCAAACTTCGTTTGATCCAAAAGGACATCGAGTACCTGATTCTTCAAATCGTCTTCAACCCATCTCTTTTTATCAGTTTCAATCCGTTTGCGAATATTGGATTTTAAATCTTCTAAAGAATCGAATCCCATTGTCTTCGCAAAATCATCGTTAAAATCCGGTGGAATTAGACGTTTGATTTCTTTTATCTTAAGCCATACTTTCGCATCTTTTCCCCGATACTCTTCTTTAGCAAAATTGTCAGATAGTTTCACATCAATTTTGCACTCTTCACCAGACTTCATGTTTTCCAATTTTGTATCTAAATCCTGTATCGTTGTATTCGCAACCTGAATACCGGTCACAACAGGAATTTCAACATCGTCATCTTCAAACACAATATTTCCGTTAACCTCTACTTTACAATCACCAATAATGTGATCTCCCTTCTCCACCTTTCCATCTTTAACGACAGTAAGTTGCGCCTTTCGAAGGGCTATATCCATTAATACTTTTTGCATTTCTTCGTCAGTTACGCTGGCCGCTTTTTTCTTCAATTTCAGACCCCTGTATTGATTGATCTCAAAAGATGGCCATACCTCTAATGTCACATCAAACATAAGCGGCTTTCCCATTTCCAGTTCTATTTCACTAAATTTGGGATTACCCACGGGGCTTAGTTTCTGCTCCTCAAGTGTTTTTTGGTAACAGTCACTAACAACCGATTGTTTTACCTCATCTTTAATCTGCGTTCCAAACCGCTTCTCAACCAATTTTCGCGGTGCATGCCCTTTTCTGAAACCAGGTAACTCTATGGTACCACAAACCTCTATGGTCTTCTTTTCAAATTCGATTTCAATAGTTTCCTTTGGTACTTCAAATTTTATAATTTTTTTACAAGGCCCCGCATCTTCAATCGTTACATTCATTGTGTTATTATCCTGCAATACTTTCCCATCTAAAATAAATAAATGGAGCGGGTGATGGGGTTCGAACCCACGACATTCACGTTGGCAACGTGACGCTCTACCACTGAGCTACACCCGCTTCTTATTTCAAATCTATTTTCTGGTGCGAGAGGGGGGAATCGAACCCCCACGCCGTAAGGCACAAGATCCTAAATCTTGCGCGTCTGCCAGTTCCGCCACCCTCGCCTATTATAGCAACTAAATACAACCTTGGCGGAATTACTGAATTTGCTTTTCCCTTTTAAAAAACAAGCGAGAAATAAAACAAGGTCTTTAACGTCACAAAGACCACTGTTAGTAAAGAAATAGTGCGCCCTGAAAGATTCGAACTTTCGACCCACTGATTAAGAGTCAGTTGCTCTACCAACTGAGCTAAGGGCGCTCTTAACGGTTTAATACAAAAATACTATAGAGGCTTTTATGGATAACGCGCCCGGCAGGACTTGAACCTGCAACCGTTGGATTCGAAGTCCACCACTCTATCCAATTGAGCTACGAGCGCAAAAACTAAAGCTCAATGCCAATAATTTTTTTTAAATAAAATCGGACAATAAAAAATAAAGAGGTAATTATATATGATATTGATTAAAAGTCAACTTGATTCCACAAGACAAGGGTTTTCAAAACCCCTTCTGAATTAGTCATGTTTATCCTGAAAATTCATGCACATGGAACCAGAAGGAATAAAGAAGTAAGATATCGATAAATAACACAAAAAACTCTTAATTCGGAAAGCAAAATGGGGTGAGCGACGGGATTCGAACCCGCGACCCTTAGAGCCACAGTCTAATGCTCTATCCTGCTGAGCTACGCTCACCACAGTGTATAATAACCGATAATCTGAATTTGTTTTTATATAATGGCGCGCCAGGAAGGATTTGAACCCTCGACCGCCGGATTAGAAATCCGATGCTCTATCCAGCTGAGCT encodes:
- a CDS encoding M28 family peptidase — its product is MKQFISIITFTVLLTAMCFHWSVINSSGSEKGEEQFLANIRQLTLQGKSAGEGYFSQDGKYLIFQSERDPENPFYQIYIMSLETGETHRVSPGMGKTTCSFFRSDSDEVLFASTHLDPDAKIKQKAEFEFRASGKKRRFTWDYDSNYDIFSAKRDGSELKRLTDTPGYDAEGAYSPDGSKIVFCSLRDAYPVEKLSSEDQKRMETSPAYFGEIYIMNADGSEQKRLTNWPGYDGGPFFSHDGKRIIWRHFNENGMLADVYTMLLDGSDVRRLTDFKSMSWAPYFHPSGDYVIFHSNKFGFTNCELFIVDALGEKEPVRVTFHDKFDGLPVFSPDGKRLAWTSSRTANGDSQLFLADWDHEAALKALQLANVRSASQPAQSFDTPESLPQKAFNSPSQTDQIPQKTEYQFSPEITAPDLRAEVQYLASDELEGRLTGTKGTQLSANYIADYFKGIGLKAIGDNNSYFQEFPFIAGTKIIPGQNYFQITKEGTEKETIQFEVNKDFAPLAFTVNGEVEGEVVFAGYGLSIPGNEGNRYDSYEKLDVKDKIVLVLHHVPEKVDMKRHLELTRYAGLRYKAMLAREHGAKALLVVIGPKTPSGGELFPLSGDKESASSGIIAASVSGKIAEALFAGSGKNLATIQTGLDVEDPQIEAGFDLPNVKIRISTAVEQIKEKDRNVLGLLPPGDDKENAEYIIIGAHYDHIGYGGIDSLAQKGEEGQVHNGADDNASGVSIVLELAAALAAERKTNPQLLKRGLIFALWSGEELGCLGSSYFIDYPTIPLKNVIAYVNFDMVGRLNENNLIVEGIGSSNTWARLIEKCNVTAGFNVKLHRDPYLPTDATAFYSKEVPIIHFFTGVHEDYNRPTDDPGTLNYDGMVRIAEFARAIVIDLINHAERPDYVKVAQSGEARKEKVSRRTYWGTVPDFTSENIEGIKINTVKLDGPADKAGMKDGDTIVEIAGKKITNIYDYNYMMDAAGVGKPVEVVVLRHGKRELLTIIPVARK
- the epsI gene encoding EpsI family protein, whose amino-acid sequence is MNTNKKGLITIIILLSAIIYCFGFHKTKKYESLNILSELKIPLEISGWQGSDVEQEWNKNEEYNFISQALDREYVNMDGKNLFLLILDAGNFHNPKVCVNGSGFKVIELNDSEFHVLNRSFQAHSLYAEKDADRFLIIYWICIDKNIVDWTGQKIKRLWLSLIDKKSAGLMIRLDIPTKEDSIEDAFRLAKEFIADFGQAISPEQAGYIFGNPVTFSGLPLQ
- the xrt gene encoding exosortase: MIHYIIWILIALLYTPVFSVLYRSRWKISDYTHAYFILPVFFWLVWRKRTLLRESIQKIRPSNNFFGLSILLLGISMFIFGWRQDYLFVTTLSLLPVLYGLIRYLYGLNITKIVSFPLFYLILLVPIPVGIVDNITLPVRYGLTIVTETILKLFHYPIAREGLLLSIGESELFMGQPCSGFRSIVTMFSLSLVYVYISKGSLYRKSMLVSSIVPLAMAGNLIRIITLCLITYHFGEEAGQGFFHNFSGIVIFVFIILGLIGLEYSLERYKIIR
- a CDS encoding cytochrome c family protein, with amino-acid sequence MRLYFKFVWCFIFSLFLFSLNVSYASDPREWSPTWKLPPGQRPENVVDLPITVPGDVRISQFFSPISCGACHPEIFKMWSGSTHANAWRNPLFQALYNLGKKTAEGESEKRNIESCVRCHFPIGHSGAEASLPLDDEKGGVICDFCHSVRATTGIGNAPYILSPGNAAAMEGGTKYGPFNDSPDTIHKNQYSELHTRSEFCGGCHDVSHAGNNLPIEQTYTEWRQGPYNTGDPKTTVHCQDCHMRQRPGFPCTGSTDRPDNPGFASPEIMGGKKRPHIWTHYFVGGSVTSVSLPPGSELQPQMAVERLKNAAILEVSVNPAPKKGDLLKFQINIKNTGAGHYIPTGLTEMRQVWLNVSVTDAEDKIIYQSGKVDEKGNIDTNATIYHTVFGNEKGEPTLHVWAATHIISDNRIPPKGKKEEHFICLLPNDVKSPLKIKAVLHYRSAPQDVVDALLGEKSIKLPVIDMAEISTEIHL
- a CDS encoding ComEA family DNA-binding protein, which translates into the protein MHTIRKSFVTAVLMLVIGFICQARICFSAVVIEGKVNINTATEDQIALLPGIGPKLATEIVNYRTNNGNFKAIDDIKKVGGVGDKKFEKVKNFVAVEGDNTIKSTKMVKGEKGQKQEKERNNP
- a CDS encoding ATP-dependent Clp protease proteolytic subunit, giving the protein MVNSKNTHGALFVPYVVEKTGYGERHYDIFSRLLKDRIIFIGSAIEDTLSNLVIAQILFLQNENKNQDINIYINSPGGSITAGLAIYDTMQFVQCDVATFCIGQAYSMAAILLAGGTKGKRYGLPHTRIMLHQPWGGMRGTATDISIQAEEILRMKKCLNEILVKHTGQPLERIEADVDRDFYMSSQEAKAYGLVDEVIESLRDKKK
- the tig gene encoding trigger factor, whose amino-acid sequence is MNVTIEDAGPCKKIIKFEVPKETIEIEFEKKTIEVCGTIELPGFRKGHAPRKLVEKRFGTQIKDEVKQSVVSDCYQKTLEEQKLSPVGNPKFSEIELEMGKPLMFDVTLEVWPSFEINQYRGLKLKKKAASVTDEEMQKVLMDIALRKAQLTVVKDGKVEKGDHIIGDCKVEVNGNIVFEDDDVEIPVVTGIQVANTTIQDLDTKLENMKSGEECKIDVKLSDNFAKEEYRGKDAKVWLKIKEIKRLIPPDFNDDFAKTMGFDSLEDLKSNIRKRIETDKKRWVEDDLKNQVLDVLLDQTKFELPQDFLNYHTDQRVYKHQLDLLNRGIPLEEIQKQTDAIKNASAESVMRELKASLIMNYIAEKEKMFVTENEVEQQIADIARAYNTDTARVRKQLERQGNLSYLRNDMRENKVMNFLLKVANIEE